A region of the Methylomagnum ishizawai genome:
GATGCCGCAATTCATGCCGTCCAGCTACCGCAAACTGGCCGCCGATGGCGACGGCGATGGCAAGCGCGATATCTGGAACAACCCCGCCGACGCCATCGCCAGCGTGGCGCGGTATTTCTCGGCCAATGGCTGGCATACCGGCGAACCCATCGCCACCCCGGCCAGGGTCAACGGCGGCGCGGCGGGACTCGCCAGCAAGAACCCCAAGTTCTCGCACAACCTGAACGAATGGGTGTCGCTGGGCGCGGAGCCGGTGGACCCGGTCCCCGGCAATTACAAGGCGGGTTTGGTGACTTTACCGGGGGAAACCGGGCCGGAGTATTGGCTGGCCTTCCATAATTTCGACACGATCATGCGCTACAACCACAGCCCGCTGTACGCCATGGCGGCCTATGAACTGAGCCGGGCCATCCGCCGGTAGCCCGGAGGGAACGCGGCGGTATCCGGGCCGGCCACGGCGCGGACCCCCGCCGCCGATCATCAACCCGGTAGGCGGATCGTCGCCACCGGCAAGCCGCAGCATTCACCTCCGCGCAACAATCGCCCACGGCCCCGCGACCACGCCCCAAAGCCCCGCGTGCTACAATGCCGGGCATTTTCCCCCGATCCCCCCGCACGAAGGCAAAAAGCCGTGAAATCAACACCGTTCAGCCTGCTGCTCCTCCTCGCCCTGCTCGGATTCATCGGCCTCGCCCGTGCCGCCGACCTACCGCCCGCCCCGCCCGTCATTCCGCCGCCACCCGATATCGGGGCCAAGGCTTTCGTCCTGATCGACTACAACAGTGGCCGGGTGCTGGCCGAGAGCAACGCCGACCAAAAGCTGGAACCGGCCAGCCTGACCAAGATCATGACCGCCTATGTGGTGTTCCGCGAACTCGCCAAGGGCAACCTGCACCTCGACGACATGGTCACGGTCAGCGAGAAGGCCTGGCGCACCGAAGGCTCCCGCATGTTCGCCCAGGTCGGGGCCAGCATCGCGGTGGAAAACCTCTTGAAGGGGATGATCGTGCAATCGGGCAACGACGCCAGCGTGGCCCTGGCCGAGCATGTGGCGGGGGACGAAGCGGTGTTCGCCCAGATGATGAACCAGAACGCCGAGCGCCTCGGGATGAAGAACACCCATTACAAGAACAGCATGGGCCTCCCCGACCCCGACCATTACGCCTCGGCCCGCGATCTGGCGATCCTGACCCGCGCCATGATCGCGGAATTCCCCGAGTACTATAAATGGCACTCGATCAAGGAATTCATGTTCAACAACATCAAGCAGACCAACCGCAACCGCCTGTTGTGGCGCGATCCCAGCGTGGACGGCGTCAAGACCGGCCACACCCAGGGCGCGGGCTATTGTTTGGTGACTTCGGCGGTGCGCGACAATATGCGCCTGATCGCGGTGGTGATGGGCACCAAGAGCGACAACGACCGCGCCAACGCCAACCAATCCCTGCTCAACTACGGCTTCCGCTTCTTCGAAACCCGTGCGCTAT
Encoded here:
- a CDS encoding D-alanyl-D-alanine carboxypeptidase family protein — encoded protein: MKSTPFSLLLLLALLGFIGLARAADLPPAPPVIPPPPDIGAKAFVLIDYNSGRVLAESNADQKLEPASLTKIMTAYVVFRELAKGNLHLDDMVTVSEKAWRTEGSRMFAQVGASIAVENLLKGMIVQSGNDASVALAEHVAGDEAVFAQMMNQNAERLGMKNTHYKNSMGLPDPDHYASARDLAILTRAMIAEFPEYYKWHSIKEFMFNNIKQTNRNRLLWRDPSVDGVKTGHTQGAGYCLVTSAVRDNMRLIAVVMGTKSDNDRANANQSLLNYGFRFFETRALYKANEPLGEARVWKGAESKVGVGLSHDFAVTFPRGQYNNLKASMEIGTDAAAPVKQGDKLGSVKVAYNNEIVGQQDLVALKAVEEGGIFRRLFDQVLLMFNKK